One region of Girardinichthys multiradiatus isolate DD_20200921_A chromosome 1, DD_fGirMul_XY1, whole genome shotgun sequence genomic DNA includes:
- the znf512b gene encoding zinc finger protein 512B isoform X3, which produces MESSSGPRLGKMFSPGLPRGQTPKHGRPQEFVRGTPGPENNNKRSLMCDEQADGKKKGRPKTEGQELRTIPAHLIIQWKEEFKRRSRVKCPCSGCWLEFPSIYGVKYHYQRCQGPTVAEKLSHGCPYCEAAFATKVRLEKHKLWNHPDRVSKEAKEEQLLKIPVKCNSKKRPMENSPPSPVFIKVKKTYEVSTPSQNGELAHLKSERKVHNQVPASQQIHPSHTVQPQPRSQSTSSDAGGSESEGGSLPSSYPDEDPERMRHRRKQKTPKKFTGEQPSISGTFGLKGMTKVEEKLKAGRVKRPEGCGFSDEPQRRPLSAQSSKKEPATASSGGVSDTQWQRTISERGEVVCPTCSIVTRKTIHGLKKHMEICQKLQDALKCQQCQKQFRSKAGLNYHTMAEHSTKPSGSEGQTGSEHEERERLRRVLKQMGRIKCPSEHCGKRYRSKAGRDYHIRTEHPPTFTTIMTATNTNNYKKSVTDTNNNTGKERGIFEDSPSAEKKKEQNLAERKDWQEKPPSSQLKEKELEKEEERKQSKEKAAQIKNQGEDFERTPSGRVRRQSAQVAVFHLQEIAEDELAKDWGTKRRIKDDLVPDSKRLNYTRPGLPNFSPELLETWKNQVKEKGFICCTNANCEAVYSSVSGLKAHLANCSQGGGEMGKYTCLICQKEFSSESGVKYHISKTHSQNWFRASTSQVVSGNKSKGLESNGFKAEVRNGAPAGKKRGRKPKERPLMDEPLQTKTDALTATQNSPPAMTPPSCSTQSPALIPDQTDSDDPGQEKQILPSATRRSKPKKIYLSE; this is translated from the exons GTTTGATGTGTGATGAGCAAGCAGATGGGAAGAAAAAAGGTCGGCCTAAAACCGAAGGTCAGGAACTCAGGACCATTCCT GCTCATTTGATAATACAATGGAAGGAAGAGTTCAAGCGCCGCTCCAGGGTTAAATGTCCATGTTCAGGCTGTTGGTTAGAATTTCCCAGCATCTATGGCGTCAAGTACCACTATCAACGCTGCCAAGGG CCCACTGTGGCCGAGAAGCTGAGTCATGGCTGTCCCTACTGCGAGGCAGCTTTTGCCACAAAAGTAAGGCTGGAGAAGCACAAGCTGTGGAACCACCCAGACAGAGTCAGCAAGGAAGCCAAGGAAGAACAGCTCCTTAAGATTCCTGTCAAGTGCAACAGCAAGAAAAG GCCCATGGAGAACAGCCCCCCCTCGCCAGTGTTCATCAAGGTGAAGAAGACTTATGAGGTGTCCACACCGTCTCAGAACGGAGAACTTGCCCACCTGAAGAGCGAGAGGAAAGTGCACAATCAGGTCCCGGCTTCACAGCAGATTCACCCATCACACACAGTTCAGCCTCAGCCACGGTCTCAAAGCACATCGTCGGACGCAGGAGGGAGTGAAAGTGAAGGCGGAAGTCTTccctcttcttaccctgatgaaGATCCAGAGCGAATGAGGCACA GACGGAAGCAGAAGACTCCGAAGAAATTCACAGGAGAACAGCCGTCAATATCTGGGACATTTGGACTTAAAG GCATGACTAAGGTAGAAGAGAAGCTGAAGGCAGGTCGTGTGAAGAGACCAGAGGGCTGTGGCTTCAGCGATGAGCCTCAGAGAAGACCTCTATCGGCTCAGTCCTCCAAGAAAGAGCCAGCGACAGCAAGCTCGG GTGGTGTTTCTGACACTCAGTGGCAGCGAACAATCTCAGAGCGCGGTGAAGTGGTGTGTCCGACCTGCTCTATTGTCACCAGGAAAACAATCCATGGCCTGAAGAAACACATGGAGATCTGCCAGAAA CTCCAGGATGCCCTAAAGTGCCAGCAGTGCCAGAAACAGTTCCGCTCCAAGGCTGGCCTCAACTACCACACCATGGCTGAACACAGCACCAAG CCCTCGGGGAGTGAAGGCCAGACAGGCAGCGAGCATGAAGAGAGAGAACGGCTGCGGCGAGTGCTCAAACAGATGGGACGAATCAAGTGTCCTAGTGAG CACTGTGGGAAAAGGTACCGTTCCAAGGCAGGCAGAGACTACCACATACGCACCGAGCACCCGCCAACCTTCACCACCATCATGACAGCAACAAACACCAATAACTACAAGAAGAGCGTTACTGACACCAACAACAATACTGGCAAGGAAAGG GGGATCTTTGAGGACTCTCCATcagcagagaagaagaaagagCAGAACCTGGCTGAGAGGAAAGACTGGCAGGAAAAACCACCATCTAGCCAGCTTAAAGAAAAGGAGTTGGAAAAGGaagaggagagaaaacaaagcaaagagaaaGCAGCACAAATTAAAAACCAGGGGGAGGACTTTGAAAGGACCCCAAGCGGCCGAGTGAGGCGGCAGTCTGCTCAGGTGGCAGTGTTCCACCTGCAGGAGATAGCAGAAGATGAGCTGGCCAAAGACTGGGGCACCAAGCGACGCATCAAGGACGACCTGGTACCTGACAGCAAGAGG TTGAACTACACACGTCCCGGCCTCCCCAACTTCAGCCCAGAGCTACTGGAGACCTGGAAGAACCAAGTGAAGGAGAAGGGCTTCATTTGCTGCACAAATGCT aactgtgaagctgtctatTCCAGTGTGTCTGGACTGAAGGCACACCTTGCTAACTGCAGCCAG gGTGGTGGTGAAATGGGAAAGTACACCTGTCTGATCTGTCAGAAGGAGTTTAGCTCAGAGAGTGGTGTCAAATATCACATCAGTAAGACACACTCACAG aactgGTTTCGTGCATCAACCAGCCAAGTTGTCTCTGGTAACAAGAGTAAAGGGTTGGAGAGCAATGGATTTAAAGCTGAGGTGAGGAACGGTGCCCCAGCTGGTAAGAAGAGGGGCCGGAAACCAAAAGAGCGCCCCCTGATGGACGAGCCTCTTCAAACAAAGACAGACGCTCTCACCGCCACCCAAAATTCACCTCCAGCCATGACCCCTCCCTCTTGCTCAACACAGTCCCCAGCCCTGATCCCTGATCAAACGGACAGTGATGATCCAGGCCAGGAGAAGCAAATCCTCCCCTCTGCCACCAGACGGAGCAAACCCAAGAAGATCTATTTGTCAGAGTAG
- the znf512b gene encoding zinc finger protein 512B isoform X4 has product MGTSSKGGLMCDEQADGKKKGRPKTEGQELRTIPAHLIIQWKEEFKRRSRVKCPCSGCWLEFPSIYGVKYHYQRCQGPTVAEKLSHGCPYCEAAFATKVRLEKHKLWNHPDRVSKEAKEEQLLKIPVKCNSKKRPMENSPPSPVFIKVKKTYEVSTPSQNGELAHLKSERKVHNQVPASQQIHPSHTVQPQPRSQSTSSDAGGSESEGGSLPSSYPDEDPERMRHRRKQKTPKKFTGEQPSISGTFGLKGMTKVEEKLKAGRVKRPEGCGFSDEPQRRPLSAQSSKKEPATASSGGVSDTQWQRTISERGEVVCPTCSIVTRKTIHGLKKHMEICQKLQDALKCQQCQKQFRSKAGLNYHTMAEHSTKPSGSEGQTGSEHEERERLRRVLKQMGRIKCPSEGCSAHFSSLMGYQYHQQRCGREFSDDEKPVFLCQHCGKRYRSKAGRDYHIRTEHPPTFTTIMTATNTNNYKKSVTDTNNNTGKERGIFEDSPSAEKKKEQNLAERKDWQEKPPSSQLKEKELEKEEERKQSKEKAAQIKNQGEDFERTPSGRVRRQSAQVAVFHLQEIAEDELAKDWGTKRRIKDDLVPDSKRLNYTRPGLPNFSPELLETWKNQVKEKGFICCTNANCEAVYSSVSGLKAHLANCSQGGGEMGKYTCLICQKEFSSESGVKYHISKTHSQNWFRASTSQVVSGNKSKGLESNGFKAEVRNGAPAGKKRGRKPKERPLMDEPLQTKTDALTATQNSPPAMTPPSCSTQSPALIPDQTDSDDPGQEKQILPSATRRSKPKKIYLSE; this is encoded by the exons ATGGGGACGTCTTCGAAAGGAG GTTTGATGTGTGATGAGCAAGCAGATGGGAAGAAAAAAGGTCGGCCTAAAACCGAAGGTCAGGAACTCAGGACCATTCCT GCTCATTTGATAATACAATGGAAGGAAGAGTTCAAGCGCCGCTCCAGGGTTAAATGTCCATGTTCAGGCTGTTGGTTAGAATTTCCCAGCATCTATGGCGTCAAGTACCACTATCAACGCTGCCAAGGG CCCACTGTGGCCGAGAAGCTGAGTCATGGCTGTCCCTACTGCGAGGCAGCTTTTGCCACAAAAGTAAGGCTGGAGAAGCACAAGCTGTGGAACCACCCAGACAGAGTCAGCAAGGAAGCCAAGGAAGAACAGCTCCTTAAGATTCCTGTCAAGTGCAACAGCAAGAAAAG GCCCATGGAGAACAGCCCCCCCTCGCCAGTGTTCATCAAGGTGAAGAAGACTTATGAGGTGTCCACACCGTCTCAGAACGGAGAACTTGCCCACCTGAAGAGCGAGAGGAAAGTGCACAATCAGGTCCCGGCTTCACAGCAGATTCACCCATCACACACAGTTCAGCCTCAGCCACGGTCTCAAAGCACATCGTCGGACGCAGGAGGGAGTGAAAGTGAAGGCGGAAGTCTTccctcttcttaccctgatgaaGATCCAGAGCGAATGAGGCACA GACGGAAGCAGAAGACTCCGAAGAAATTCACAGGAGAACAGCCGTCAATATCTGGGACATTTGGACTTAAAG GCATGACTAAGGTAGAAGAGAAGCTGAAGGCAGGTCGTGTGAAGAGACCAGAGGGCTGTGGCTTCAGCGATGAGCCTCAGAGAAGACCTCTATCGGCTCAGTCCTCCAAGAAAGAGCCAGCGACAGCAAGCTCGG GTGGTGTTTCTGACACTCAGTGGCAGCGAACAATCTCAGAGCGCGGTGAAGTGGTGTGTCCGACCTGCTCTATTGTCACCAGGAAAACAATCCATGGCCTGAAGAAACACATGGAGATCTGCCAGAAA CTCCAGGATGCCCTAAAGTGCCAGCAGTGCCAGAAACAGTTCCGCTCCAAGGCTGGCCTCAACTACCACACCATGGCTGAACACAGCACCAAG CCCTCGGGGAGTGAAGGCCAGACAGGCAGCGAGCATGAAGAGAGAGAACGGCTGCGGCGAGTGCTCAAACAGATGGGACGAATCAAGTGTCCTAGTGAG GGTTGTTCAGCCCACTTTTCCAGTCTGATGGGCTACCAGTATCACCAGCAGCGTTGTGGAAGAGAGTTTTCTGACGATGAGAAGCCTGTGTTTCTGTGTCAGCACTGTGGGAAAAGGTACCGTTCCAAGGCAGGCAGAGACTACCACATACGCACCGAGCACCCGCCAACCTTCACCACCATCATGACAGCAACAAACACCAATAACTACAAGAAGAGCGTTACTGACACCAACAACAATACTGGCAAGGAAAGG GGGATCTTTGAGGACTCTCCATcagcagagaagaagaaagagCAGAACCTGGCTGAGAGGAAAGACTGGCAGGAAAAACCACCATCTAGCCAGCTTAAAGAAAAGGAGTTGGAAAAGGaagaggagagaaaacaaagcaaagagaaaGCAGCACAAATTAAAAACCAGGGGGAGGACTTTGAAAGGACCCCAAGCGGCCGAGTGAGGCGGCAGTCTGCTCAGGTGGCAGTGTTCCACCTGCAGGAGATAGCAGAAGATGAGCTGGCCAAAGACTGGGGCACCAAGCGACGCATCAAGGACGACCTGGTACCTGACAGCAAGAGG TTGAACTACACACGTCCCGGCCTCCCCAACTTCAGCCCAGAGCTACTGGAGACCTGGAAGAACCAAGTGAAGGAGAAGGGCTTCATTTGCTGCACAAATGCT aactgtgaagctgtctatTCCAGTGTGTCTGGACTGAAGGCACACCTTGCTAACTGCAGCCAG gGTGGTGGTGAAATGGGAAAGTACACCTGTCTGATCTGTCAGAAGGAGTTTAGCTCAGAGAGTGGTGTCAAATATCACATCAGTAAGACACACTCACAG aactgGTTTCGTGCATCAACCAGCCAAGTTGTCTCTGGTAACAAGAGTAAAGGGTTGGAGAGCAATGGATTTAAAGCTGAGGTGAGGAACGGTGCCCCAGCTGGTAAGAAGAGGGGCCGGAAACCAAAAGAGCGCCCCCTGATGGACGAGCCTCTTCAAACAAAGACAGACGCTCTCACCGCCACCCAAAATTCACCTCCAGCCATGACCCCTCCCTCTTGCTCAACACAGTCCCCAGCCCTGATCCCTGATCAAACGGACAGTGATGATCCAGGCCAGGAGAAGCAAATCCTCCCCTCTGCCACCAGACGGAGCAAACCCAAGAAGATCTATTTGTCAGAGTAG
- the znf512b gene encoding zinc finger protein 512B isoform X2 produces MESSSGPRLGKMFSPGLPRGQTPKHGRPQEFVRGTPGPENNNKRSLMCDEQADGKKKGRPKTEGQELRTIPAHLIIQWKEEFKRRSRVKCPCSGCWLEFPSIYGVKYHYQRCQGPTVAEKLSHGCPYCEAAFATKVRLEKHKLWNHPDRVSKEAKEEQLLKIPVKCNSKKRPMENSPPSPVFIKVKKTYEVSTPSQNGELAHLKSERKVHNQVPASQQIHPSHTVQPQPRSQSTSSDAGGSESEGGSLPSSYPDEDPERMRHRRKQKTPKKFTGEQPSISGTFGLKGMTKVEEKLKAGRVKRPEGCGFSDEPQRRPLSAQSSKKEPATASSGGVSDTQWQRTISERGEVVCPTCSIVTRKTIHGLKKHMEICQKLQDALKCQQCQKQFRSKAGLNYHTMAEHSTKPSGSEGQTGSEHEERERLRRVLKQMGRIKCPSEPVFLCQHCGKRYRSKAGRDYHIRTEHPPTFTTIMTATNTNNYKKSVTDTNNNTGKERGIFEDSPSAEKKKEQNLAERKDWQEKPPSSQLKEKELEKEEERKQSKEKAAQIKNQGEDFERTPSGRVRRQSAQVAVFHLQEIAEDELAKDWGTKRRIKDDLVPDSKRLNYTRPGLPNFSPELLETWKNQVKEKGFICCTNANCEAVYSSVSGLKAHLANCSQGGGEMGKYTCLICQKEFSSESGVKYHISKTHSQNWFRASTSQVVSGNKSKGLESNGFKAEVRNGAPAGKKRGRKPKERPLMDEPLQTKTDALTATQNSPPAMTPPSCSTQSPALIPDQTDSDDPGQEKQILPSATRRSKPKKIYLSE; encoded by the exons GTTTGATGTGTGATGAGCAAGCAGATGGGAAGAAAAAAGGTCGGCCTAAAACCGAAGGTCAGGAACTCAGGACCATTCCT GCTCATTTGATAATACAATGGAAGGAAGAGTTCAAGCGCCGCTCCAGGGTTAAATGTCCATGTTCAGGCTGTTGGTTAGAATTTCCCAGCATCTATGGCGTCAAGTACCACTATCAACGCTGCCAAGGG CCCACTGTGGCCGAGAAGCTGAGTCATGGCTGTCCCTACTGCGAGGCAGCTTTTGCCACAAAAGTAAGGCTGGAGAAGCACAAGCTGTGGAACCACCCAGACAGAGTCAGCAAGGAAGCCAAGGAAGAACAGCTCCTTAAGATTCCTGTCAAGTGCAACAGCAAGAAAAG GCCCATGGAGAACAGCCCCCCCTCGCCAGTGTTCATCAAGGTGAAGAAGACTTATGAGGTGTCCACACCGTCTCAGAACGGAGAACTTGCCCACCTGAAGAGCGAGAGGAAAGTGCACAATCAGGTCCCGGCTTCACAGCAGATTCACCCATCACACACAGTTCAGCCTCAGCCACGGTCTCAAAGCACATCGTCGGACGCAGGAGGGAGTGAAAGTGAAGGCGGAAGTCTTccctcttcttaccctgatgaaGATCCAGAGCGAATGAGGCACA GACGGAAGCAGAAGACTCCGAAGAAATTCACAGGAGAACAGCCGTCAATATCTGGGACATTTGGACTTAAAG GCATGACTAAGGTAGAAGAGAAGCTGAAGGCAGGTCGTGTGAAGAGACCAGAGGGCTGTGGCTTCAGCGATGAGCCTCAGAGAAGACCTCTATCGGCTCAGTCCTCCAAGAAAGAGCCAGCGACAGCAAGCTCGG GTGGTGTTTCTGACACTCAGTGGCAGCGAACAATCTCAGAGCGCGGTGAAGTGGTGTGTCCGACCTGCTCTATTGTCACCAGGAAAACAATCCATGGCCTGAAGAAACACATGGAGATCTGCCAGAAA CTCCAGGATGCCCTAAAGTGCCAGCAGTGCCAGAAACAGTTCCGCTCCAAGGCTGGCCTCAACTACCACACCATGGCTGAACACAGCACCAAG CCCTCGGGGAGTGAAGGCCAGACAGGCAGCGAGCATGAAGAGAGAGAACGGCTGCGGCGAGTGCTCAAACAGATGGGACGAATCAAGTGTCCTAGTGAG CCTGTGTTTCTGTGTCAGCACTGTGGGAAAAGGTACCGTTCCAAGGCAGGCAGAGACTACCACATACGCACCGAGCACCCGCCAACCTTCACCACCATCATGACAGCAACAAACACCAATAACTACAAGAAGAGCGTTACTGACACCAACAACAATACTGGCAAGGAAAGG GGGATCTTTGAGGACTCTCCATcagcagagaagaagaaagagCAGAACCTGGCTGAGAGGAAAGACTGGCAGGAAAAACCACCATCTAGCCAGCTTAAAGAAAAGGAGTTGGAAAAGGaagaggagagaaaacaaagcaaagagaaaGCAGCACAAATTAAAAACCAGGGGGAGGACTTTGAAAGGACCCCAAGCGGCCGAGTGAGGCGGCAGTCTGCTCAGGTGGCAGTGTTCCACCTGCAGGAGATAGCAGAAGATGAGCTGGCCAAAGACTGGGGCACCAAGCGACGCATCAAGGACGACCTGGTACCTGACAGCAAGAGG TTGAACTACACACGTCCCGGCCTCCCCAACTTCAGCCCAGAGCTACTGGAGACCTGGAAGAACCAAGTGAAGGAGAAGGGCTTCATTTGCTGCACAAATGCT aactgtgaagctgtctatTCCAGTGTGTCTGGACTGAAGGCACACCTTGCTAACTGCAGCCAG gGTGGTGGTGAAATGGGAAAGTACACCTGTCTGATCTGTCAGAAGGAGTTTAGCTCAGAGAGTGGTGTCAAATATCACATCAGTAAGACACACTCACAG aactgGTTTCGTGCATCAACCAGCCAAGTTGTCTCTGGTAACAAGAGTAAAGGGTTGGAGAGCAATGGATTTAAAGCTGAGGTGAGGAACGGTGCCCCAGCTGGTAAGAAGAGGGGCCGGAAACCAAAAGAGCGCCCCCTGATGGACGAGCCTCTTCAAACAAAGACAGACGCTCTCACCGCCACCCAAAATTCACCTCCAGCCATGACCCCTCCCTCTTGCTCAACACAGTCCCCAGCCCTGATCCCTGATCAAACGGACAGTGATGATCCAGGCCAGGAGAAGCAAATCCTCCCCTCTGCCACCAGACGGAGCAAACCCAAGAAGATCTATTTGTCAGAGTAG
- the znf512b gene encoding zinc finger protein 512B isoform X1 — MESSSGPRLGKMFSPGLPRGQTPKHGRPQEFVRGTPGPENNNKRSLMCDEQADGKKKGRPKTEGQELRTIPAHLIIQWKEEFKRRSRVKCPCSGCWLEFPSIYGVKYHYQRCQGPTVAEKLSHGCPYCEAAFATKVRLEKHKLWNHPDRVSKEAKEEQLLKIPVKCNSKKRPMENSPPSPVFIKVKKTYEVSTPSQNGELAHLKSERKVHNQVPASQQIHPSHTVQPQPRSQSTSSDAGGSESEGGSLPSSYPDEDPERMRHRRKQKTPKKFTGEQPSISGTFGLKGMTKVEEKLKAGRVKRPEGCGFSDEPQRRPLSAQSSKKEPATASSGGVSDTQWQRTISERGEVVCPTCSIVTRKTIHGLKKHMEICQKLQDALKCQQCQKQFRSKAGLNYHTMAEHSTKPSGSEGQTGSEHEERERLRRVLKQMGRIKCPSEGCSAHFSSLMGYQYHQQRCGREFSDDEKPVFLCQHCGKRYRSKAGRDYHIRTEHPPTFTTIMTATNTNNYKKSVTDTNNNTGKERGIFEDSPSAEKKKEQNLAERKDWQEKPPSSQLKEKELEKEEERKQSKEKAAQIKNQGEDFERTPSGRVRRQSAQVAVFHLQEIAEDELAKDWGTKRRIKDDLVPDSKRLNYTRPGLPNFSPELLETWKNQVKEKGFICCTNANCEAVYSSVSGLKAHLANCSQGGGEMGKYTCLICQKEFSSESGVKYHISKTHSQNWFRASTSQVVSGNKSKGLESNGFKAEVRNGAPAGKKRGRKPKERPLMDEPLQTKTDALTATQNSPPAMTPPSCSTQSPALIPDQTDSDDPGQEKQILPSATRRSKPKKIYLSE; from the exons GTTTGATGTGTGATGAGCAAGCAGATGGGAAGAAAAAAGGTCGGCCTAAAACCGAAGGTCAGGAACTCAGGACCATTCCT GCTCATTTGATAATACAATGGAAGGAAGAGTTCAAGCGCCGCTCCAGGGTTAAATGTCCATGTTCAGGCTGTTGGTTAGAATTTCCCAGCATCTATGGCGTCAAGTACCACTATCAACGCTGCCAAGGG CCCACTGTGGCCGAGAAGCTGAGTCATGGCTGTCCCTACTGCGAGGCAGCTTTTGCCACAAAAGTAAGGCTGGAGAAGCACAAGCTGTGGAACCACCCAGACAGAGTCAGCAAGGAAGCCAAGGAAGAACAGCTCCTTAAGATTCCTGTCAAGTGCAACAGCAAGAAAAG GCCCATGGAGAACAGCCCCCCCTCGCCAGTGTTCATCAAGGTGAAGAAGACTTATGAGGTGTCCACACCGTCTCAGAACGGAGAACTTGCCCACCTGAAGAGCGAGAGGAAAGTGCACAATCAGGTCCCGGCTTCACAGCAGATTCACCCATCACACACAGTTCAGCCTCAGCCACGGTCTCAAAGCACATCGTCGGACGCAGGAGGGAGTGAAAGTGAAGGCGGAAGTCTTccctcttcttaccctgatgaaGATCCAGAGCGAATGAGGCACA GACGGAAGCAGAAGACTCCGAAGAAATTCACAGGAGAACAGCCGTCAATATCTGGGACATTTGGACTTAAAG GCATGACTAAGGTAGAAGAGAAGCTGAAGGCAGGTCGTGTGAAGAGACCAGAGGGCTGTGGCTTCAGCGATGAGCCTCAGAGAAGACCTCTATCGGCTCAGTCCTCCAAGAAAGAGCCAGCGACAGCAAGCTCGG GTGGTGTTTCTGACACTCAGTGGCAGCGAACAATCTCAGAGCGCGGTGAAGTGGTGTGTCCGACCTGCTCTATTGTCACCAGGAAAACAATCCATGGCCTGAAGAAACACATGGAGATCTGCCAGAAA CTCCAGGATGCCCTAAAGTGCCAGCAGTGCCAGAAACAGTTCCGCTCCAAGGCTGGCCTCAACTACCACACCATGGCTGAACACAGCACCAAG CCCTCGGGGAGTGAAGGCCAGACAGGCAGCGAGCATGAAGAGAGAGAACGGCTGCGGCGAGTGCTCAAACAGATGGGACGAATCAAGTGTCCTAGTGAG GGTTGTTCAGCCCACTTTTCCAGTCTGATGGGCTACCAGTATCACCAGCAGCGTTGTGGAAGAGAGTTTTCTGACGATGAGAAGCCTGTGTTTCTGTGTCAGCACTGTGGGAAAAGGTACCGTTCCAAGGCAGGCAGAGACTACCACATACGCACCGAGCACCCGCCAACCTTCACCACCATCATGACAGCAACAAACACCAATAACTACAAGAAGAGCGTTACTGACACCAACAACAATACTGGCAAGGAAAGG GGGATCTTTGAGGACTCTCCATcagcagagaagaagaaagagCAGAACCTGGCTGAGAGGAAAGACTGGCAGGAAAAACCACCATCTAGCCAGCTTAAAGAAAAGGAGTTGGAAAAGGaagaggagagaaaacaaagcaaagagaaaGCAGCACAAATTAAAAACCAGGGGGAGGACTTTGAAAGGACCCCAAGCGGCCGAGTGAGGCGGCAGTCTGCTCAGGTGGCAGTGTTCCACCTGCAGGAGATAGCAGAAGATGAGCTGGCCAAAGACTGGGGCACCAAGCGACGCATCAAGGACGACCTGGTACCTGACAGCAAGAGG TTGAACTACACACGTCCCGGCCTCCCCAACTTCAGCCCAGAGCTACTGGAGACCTGGAAGAACCAAGTGAAGGAGAAGGGCTTCATTTGCTGCACAAATGCT aactgtgaagctgtctatTCCAGTGTGTCTGGACTGAAGGCACACCTTGCTAACTGCAGCCAG gGTGGTGGTGAAATGGGAAAGTACACCTGTCTGATCTGTCAGAAGGAGTTTAGCTCAGAGAGTGGTGTCAAATATCACATCAGTAAGACACACTCACAG aactgGTTTCGTGCATCAACCAGCCAAGTTGTCTCTGGTAACAAGAGTAAAGGGTTGGAGAGCAATGGATTTAAAGCTGAGGTGAGGAACGGTGCCCCAGCTGGTAAGAAGAGGGGCCGGAAACCAAAAGAGCGCCCCCTGATGGACGAGCCTCTTCAAACAAAGACAGACGCTCTCACCGCCACCCAAAATTCACCTCCAGCCATGACCCCTCCCTCTTGCTCAACACAGTCCCCAGCCCTGATCCCTGATCAAACGGACAGTGATGATCCAGGCCAGGAGAAGCAAATCCTCCCCTCTGCCACCAGACGGAGCAAACCCAAGAAGATCTATTTGTCAGAGTAG